The nucleotide window TGAAGCACACGGACAAACTGCTCTTTAACGCTGCTAAGACTTACATCACGTAGTAAAGACGTCGAAAAAACAGGCTCACCTGTGATTTTCTCAACAAGCTCAGGGTTGGCAACGATGTCCCTCAAACCTGCCAAATAAGCATATTTGAAGGGGGGTGACGGAATTTGGGCGATTTTGGTGTAATACTCGACATTGTTACCGAGAGAGAAAAAATCATCTGGTAACTCTGTGAAGTGCGCGGGAAGTTTTGAGTACGTGGAGGTAGAGGTATCCTGCCCCTTGAATCCGATTTTTAGATTTTCAAGCTCATAACGTACGCCTTCCTCGTCGAAGGCTACAGCGTAAAACATGGTGACGAAGCTGAAGTCGTTCCATCGATCCATTTTCAGGTAGGTTGCATTCTTTGCTCGATCAGGGAATTTCGTATCCCTACCAATCACATAAAAATCCATTTCGCCTGGTCTCCTTTAGGCTAGGTGACCCCCGCCCCCCCTGAGGTAGTGGGTTCACATTATTCATGCTTGCCTCGCAGCACGTTCTTGGTACCCCTACCGCAGAAGCTGCCCTCAAAAACTGGCGTCTCGCTGGATCCCTCACGGCCCTCTATTCTGATACCGGGACTGCGTGAAAAACCTCAGTTACGTCGATCTAAACCGACACCCTACGTATGCAGGCGGCTCCACGTCAAAAAGAAAGGCTAACGCCGTCGGTTCGCATCCGCTTGCGTGAGTTCGCGGTTCCGTGCCTTTACGAGGGCCCTCGAATACACGATGATAGCGTTTTGACTACCAGCTTGGGTTCATCATGGACGAATTTTGGAAAAGCGCTGTCAAGTATTGCGGCAGTGCGGCGCTAGCTGGCCTGTTGGGGTACACGGTTTATCCGCAAATCATCTCCTCGCCTTACCTCAAGAATCTGACGCATACCGAACTGTTCGCTCTGATGTGCCTCCTGGTGGTTGTGACCTTCGCATTATGCGTAGCATTGATTAATGCCGGTACAAAAGGACGCTCTGGAAGCAATACCGTGAACATCAAGGGTTCCACAGTTCATGGTTCAGTGCGGGCGGGCAACGACACAAACAACTCGCCCAAATGAATAAAGCAAGCATTTGGGGCTCAAACATCCAGGGCGGCGTGCGTGTGGGTGATGACACCAACTACGTCATCAACCTACCCCCTGCAGATCCGACTGCAATTACTCGCGCACTTGCAAGAATCCAAGAGTTGAGTGAGCACGATGAAGATTTCATGTATTTCATCGAACGTCTGGATTTTTTTACCAACCAGAAAACTCAGTCTCCGATGATCGGTCTGGAGCAAAAACTCAAAAACGGGGGGCGTGAGGATTTGCTAGAGGTAGCAATCGAGCGCAAAGATGCCTTTGCGAAGAGATTAATGAAGTCCCAGCTCAATCGAAGACGACAGGCTATCTTTCTCTACATTCTCCAAAAAATTAGTTTTGGCTTCGAAGAATCCATTCGACCGCTAATAAAACAAGGTGTCCCGAATGATGTTATCGATGGGGTAATCCTCAACGGAATTGTCGACACCATTTACCGGGAGGTTATGGCGGAAGACTTCACAATAGATCAGTACATGATTTCAGGGATGTTATATTTTCTCACTGGGAAGTGCCACTTGATCTGGGAGAAGCCAAAATGCTGATGTATCACCCAGCCTTCGATGCAAACCACTGTCTTTACAGAATAGTATCAATTCTCAATGCGACTGGTAGCACGCCAATTAGTTGGCCCCTGTTTCGCGTGCTTGATTTTTATTATTTGTTCCCTAGCCAGCTTAAGGCGATAAAACCGTGGCCCAGGGAAATCGGCAAGTACAAATCAAAAACCGCTAACATTCAAGATCAGTTTGAAGATTTGACAAATCCCGCTCGCACATTCTTTGACCTCCAAAGTTTCCAAAAGGCAGCAACACTCGAGCTTATTGCGAAAGGTTGTTTATCGAAATCCGAATTCGATAAAGGCATCATGCAGTTAGAGCCAGACGCTTTGCCGCCCGGTTATATTGCACTCCTTGAAACCGATGAGTTTTTGAGGAGCGACGCATTCATAGTCATTACAAAAGGTCTGCCAGAAGCACCTTTTTACGGATCGAACGGACTCAAATCTCGCTCCGGCCTAATGGAATTTATTTATGACATCTAAGCCTTCAACATTATTTGTGAACCGATTCATAATTACCAGGTCGGGGAAGGCGGTGTATGACGCAGTGTTCCACAAGGGCGTCAATATAATCCGAGGTGCTAACAGTGTCGGAAAGTCAACAATCATGGACTTTCTATTTAGCTGCCTCGGTGGGGATATAGCCGAAGATCGGTGGAATGAAGAAGCACAAACCTGTGATGGAGTTTTTGCTGAAATTGAGATTAACGGTCACGTGATGACCATACACAGGACGGTAGAGCCTGGAAAGAAGCCACCCATGAGCTTTTTCGGAGGGTCATACAATGAACTCCGCGAAGCAGGAACGTCAGCCGTGTGGCAAAAATATGGTTTGATTCGAACCGACGAAAAATTGAGCTTTTCTCAACAAATCTTTGAGTTACTAGATTGGCCTCACGACCAAACTGATGACTTTGCCAACTTGACTATTCATCAGGTCTTGCGACTGATTTATGTCGACCAAGGCACCGCAGTAAACAAGATCTTGAGAGCTGAGCACACTACCTTCGACAAGCCTAGCATGCGCCAGGCGATAGGTGACTTCCTACTCGGCCTTGATGATCTCGGGATTTATTCGCTGAAGCAAAAGCTCGCAAAAGCCGAATCAGAATTCGCCAAAATTGATGGGCAATTAGACTCAATCTACAGATACGTATCGCCATCCGAAGGCACCTTGCGTGAGACCTCACTCAATACTGCCATCAAGAATTCCAATATCGAACTACAGGAGCTTCTTGCGGAACGCGAGCGCCTGATTGTCCAACCTGAAGAGACCTCTGACGCGGCGCTTAATGTAGAGGCGGAGAAGGCAGCCAAAGCCATTGGTGAGCTCTCTAAGGAGATCGACATTCGAACTGCTAAGCAGGCGGAGATGGTGAATGAAATTGTAGAATCCGAACTTTTTATTTCGGCAATAGACTCAAGAATCAAATCCCTTAAAGAGTCGAAGACTGCCTATGACTTTTTTGGCGAAGTAAGATTTAAGTTTTGCCCAAGCTGTCTTTCCGCCATTACCAATCATGAGAGAGATCAGTGCCACCTGTGCAAAACCGAGATCGATACAAACTCTAGAGAGGCTTCTTATTTAGCAGCCTTGAATGAGCTGATTTTTCAAAAAAAGGAAAGCACTCAAGTATTACTTGAAATGAGGACGAAGTTTAGTGAGCACTCCCATTATCTGGAATCTAACCAGCTTGCACTTCAAGCTTTAAGGGCCAAGCATGTCACGACTTTACGTATAAGCTCCGACCGGACTCTGCAACTTAACGAGGTCTCTGCAAAAATCGGAAGCGTAGAGGAGCGGATTAAAAATTACGAAACCAAAGCCAAGCTGGTTGCTGCGATAGAGGGTCTCATCGAGAAGAAACGGGTTCTTAATGAGTCCATTCTAAATCTGGCAGAAGACATCAAGATTAAGAGAGGTCAAACTAGCACGCGCAGAGAAACTGTTGAAAGCCGCATTTCTGAAAAGACAGTCGAATTGCTGAAGCAAGATGGTGGTTTCGAGCCGGCCTTCAATGATGCCGAAGTGGTGATGTTCGATTTCGGCAAAGATTTTATGCTTGTTGATGGCCGTTCAAAATTCTCCGCAAGTTCGGAAACGATCCTTAAGAATAGCTTTCATCTTGCGATTCTACTGGAGTCGTTGGAAGATCAGACGATGCGTTACCCTAGGCTTTTGTTGCTGGACAACACAGAAGACAAGGGAATGAACTCCGACCGCAGTCAAAATTTTCAGCGAGTCTTGGTAGAGTCCCTATCGCATCATAATTCCACGCCTTTTCAGGTCATCATGACTACCTCCATGGTTGACCCAGTGCTAGATAAAACTGCACTTTGCGTAGGGCCGCATTATGCAAAAGGGATGCACACGCTAAATCTTTAGCCAACCTGCTGCGCCCTACGACGCCCAGTGTTCAATCTGGGCGCGTGAGCGGGGCACCAGAAACCAGAAGTTACGATTTAGACCTCATCGTCTGGCAGCCATGGGATAACACCCTTCGGGCCAACGTCCCAATTGTGGTAAAGAATTTCGCCGCTCACGAACGCCCCCTTGGCCCCGGTAAATATGCACTGGTTGATATTTGCATTGCGTAGATCGGCCCCGTCGAGTTTAGCCCCCAAAAAGCAGGCACCTCGAAGATATGCACCCCGAAGATCAACACCTCTCAAATCTGCTTGGCTGAAGTCAGTCTCCCAGCCGTAGGCTCCTGGTTGAACTACAGGATCTGCGGAAATAGAGTAAAACTTCGCATTGCTGAAATTCGAGTGACTCGCCTTCTGAACATCTTGAAACCAGTGATAGTGCACTAGGCTCCCGGGCGCCTGAAGATAGCTGAAATCAGGGACTTTCTTGCGCTTGAGAACGAGCCCAATTCTGCTGAATAGCAACGAGCTGAAATGGAATCCACTGAAATCCACTCCCCGTTTGTCCGCAGCTACTGCAAGAGGAACCTGGTCACGAAGGCATTCAACAAGCGCTTCAAACTGCAGTAAAAATCGGGCTCTACGAAATTCGCCTTCATAGGGCTGCCGCCAAAAACCTTGAGAAAAACAATGAGCGGCATATCGCGAAATCATCCGATCTCTAGCGACAATTTTTTTGTATGTCACACCGTATTCTTTAGCAAGAATACGAAGACAGATGTCTCTGTTGGCAGGGCCCGAACTGATTAACTGAGCGCGAATTGCTCTGTCTAATGCAGAGCGACTGCCACTGCGTAGCTCATGAAGCAGGACAGTAGCATCTGACTTGAAAGCAGCAAGCGAAGGAGTATCAGGGAAGTTCATAGCCTAGCCTCTCACGGTCAACGCTAAGCCCTAGTATCAGCTGACCATTCAAGGTGGCAGGAGAGGAAGTTGAAACGACGGTGCAGAGGCTTTTCCAAGCTAGGGCTGAACGCCACCGTCAATGGCGCAGACACATCTTGGAAAAAAAGCGAGTCGCCGTCAAGCCTCGCATCCCCCTCAAAGTTTGGGCGAGCTACAAGACTGCCCCCCTTGCGTAGTCGAAATTCCATGGGCGTTTTCACAACAAAAACCGACTATGATGTCTCGGTGCATTGCCTAACAGGACGTCAAAAAAGCACATGAATCTCCAGGCCCTTGGCAACAAGCTTGAACGCTACCGTATTCAGCTTCAGCGATCCGTTGACGAAGTCGCAGCGTTCACTGCTATCAACGTTGAACGCCTTAGTAGTATCGAGAAAGGTGAGTTGGAACCTACCGGAGACGAGGTGCTCATCCTCGCAGACTACTATCGATGCGATTTCAAATTCTTCATCTCGAACGAACAAGTCGCTCCGTTCGAACAAACTGAAACGCTCTACCGGGCGCATGGCCGGGAGTTCTCGAAGGAGGATCGCTCTGCCATTCAAGAGTTTCTGTACCTCTGCGAAACCGAAGAATTTTTAACCCAAGAGCTCCGTGGTGCTGCCAGCACCTTTGCATACACTCCGCAAGGCAGCTATTTCATTGGTCACGCAGAAGGCGCGGCAAGGGCGTTTCGCCAGCAGATGGGTCATACCGACAGAGAGGTTCCCCGCGACATCTACTCCGAGTTTCGCTCAGTAGGCGTGCATGTTTTCAGGCGAAAGCTGGCCAACTCCAAAATCTCAGGCCTCTTCGTGATGCACCCTGTCGCGGGTAAATGCATTTTGGTCAACTACACCGAGGACGTTTACCGACAGCGGTTCAGTGCAGCACACGAGATGGCCCACTGTATTTTTGATAGTGACCAAGGGGCCAGCATGACTATGCCGGGGGACAAGGATATGAGGGAGGTACGGGCAAACAGGTTCGCCTCCTGCTACCTGATGCCTCCCGAAACGATTCGCTTGCTTCCCGCCCCAGCTACCTGGTCTGAAGGAGATGCCCAAGATTGGGCAAACAAGTTCCGAGTGAGTTGTGACGCGCTGGGAATCGCTTTGAAGGCTGCAAAGCACGCTGACCTTGAAACCAGTCGACGTATCCGGGGATACCGGGTCACTCGGCAAGCCAAGATAGACCCCGAACTTCCAGAGAGCCTCACCGCCCAACAGCGATCCAGGAAAGCGGCGTTACTCGAACGAGGACTGTCCGATCACTACGTGAGGCTATGCCTAGATGCGCACAGCCAAGGCATCATAAGCCTCGGCAGGCTAGCCGAAGCTCTCCTTTGCAGCTACGGCGAACTAGCGGCACTTGCTTCTCTATATGGAAGGACAATACATGGCTATTGATCCATCGAAATTCCACAAGATCAATGTTGCCGACACCTGTTCGGTTTGGAACATTTTGTCTTCGCGCCGGCTGTATGCTGCGACTCAAGAGGCAAGCTGTGAGTTTTGCATGACGGGGTTTGTCCTATACGAATGCTTGGTCAAGCCTCGCACCTCCCCTACTGTAGCCGACCTAGAATTGAGGGAGCGCCTCAAGCAAGAGCAATCCAGGGGTAAATTTGCGTCGCACTCCTGCAGCATTGACGATCTCCAGGCCATTGCAAACCTTGAAAGCCGAAAAAAACTGGGTAAGGGCGAGCTCTCGTCAATCGCATTCGCAAGCAGAATTCGTCAAGCGTTCATCACCGATGATCGCAAAGCCAGAGCACTCTCAGAAAGCGTTGCTCAAGCGATAACACAGACAACTCCTCACATGCATTCTTGGCTCATTTTCACCAATGTTCTGACAGATGCAGATCACTATGTGGTTCTATCTCAACACATAGAGATGGGAGGTTCTCTAGCTACCCATCTAGTGACAGCCTATGGCATGGCGCTACAGTGTCGGCTAAATCTGCATGCCGCCAACAGGGCTACTGACGCTGACGCGGGGCATTGAGAAGGCACGCAGGCCGCAGTGATGGACGCACCGCGAACGCTCGTCTAGGACTCGCCCCCATGAAGCAGCCTCTGTTCGATTTTGACCTCAAACGCGTCTCGCATCAGCACTACATAACAGGGAAAGCCGCCATCAATTTTCCACATCCAGAAAGCACCACGGGTGGGTGGCATTTCCTTTCGTATTTTAACCGGGACTCCGGGGTGGCTAAGGTCTCATCGGCAGGTATCCATTATCCTGACACCACAGCCTACTTTGGTGACCTTGGCATCATCGACGTGACCGATGAGCTAGCAAAGCGTGGATGGTCTGTTGATGGCCATCGTCCGTTCATGGCAGATCACTACAGAGCCGCTGCGG belongs to Pseudomonas sp. B21-015 and includes:
- a CDS encoding ABC-three component system protein yields the protein MNKASIWGSNIQGGVRVGDDTNYVINLPPADPTAITRALARIQELSEHDEDFMYFIERLDFFTNQKTQSPMIGLEQKLKNGGREDLLEVAIERKDAFAKRLMKSQLNRRRQAIFLYILQKISFGFEESIRPLIKQGVPNDVIDGVILNGIVDTIYREVMAEDFTIDQYMISGMLYFLTGKCHLIWEKPKC
- a CDS encoding ABC-three component system middle component 5, which encodes MLMYHPAFDANHCLYRIVSILNATGSTPISWPLFRVLDFYYLFPSQLKAIKPWPREIGKYKSKTANIQDQFEDLTNPARTFFDLQSFQKAATLELIAKGCLSKSEFDKGIMQLEPDALPPGYIALLETDEFLRSDAFIVITKGLPEAPFYGSNGLKSRSGLMEFIYDI
- a CDS encoding pentapeptide repeat-containing protein, yielding MNFPDTPSLAAFKSDATVLLHELRSGSRSALDRAIRAQLISSGPANRDICLRILAKEYGVTYKKIVARDRMISRYAAHCFSQGFWRQPYEGEFRRARFLLQFEALVECLRDQVPLAVAADKRGVDFSGFHFSSLLFSRIGLVLKRKKVPDFSYLQAPGSLVHYHWFQDVQKASHSNFSNAKFYSISADPVVQPGAYGWETDFSQADLRGVDLRGAYLRGACFLGAKLDGADLRNANINQCIFTGAKGAFVSGEILYHNWDVGPKGVIPWLPDDEV
- a CDS encoding XRE family transcriptional regulator → MNLQALGNKLERYRIQLQRSVDEVAAFTAINVERLSSIEKGELEPTGDEVLILADYYRCDFKFFISNEQVAPFEQTETLYRAHGREFSKEDRSAIQEFLYLCETEEFLTQELRGAASTFAYTPQGSYFIGHAEGAARAFRQQMGHTDREVPRDIYSEFRSVGVHVFRRKLANSKISGLFVMHPVAGKCILVNYTEDVYRQRFSAAHEMAHCIFDSDQGASMTMPGDKDMREVRANRFASCYLMPPETIRLLPAPATWSEGDAQDWANKFRVSCDALGIALKAAKHADLETSRRIRGYRVTRQAKIDPELPESLTAQQRSRKAALLERGLSDHYVRLCLDAHSQGIISLGRLAEALLCSYGELAALASLYGRTIHGY